A part of Streptomyces sp. NBC_00557 genomic DNA contains:
- a CDS encoding trypco2 family protein produces MAQEPWAELEETISAVRSALQGALEEGRGESVRFTTGPVELEFSVEVRKEGGAKAKVFVLPWTVEANGSVGLAQTHRIKLTLQPVDGHGDDLRIAGDSDRRPL; encoded by the coding sequence GTGGCGCAGGAACCGTGGGCCGAGTTGGAGGAGACCATCAGCGCCGTCCGCTCCGCGCTGCAGGGTGCGCTGGAGGAGGGCCGCGGTGAATCCGTGCGGTTCACCACCGGTCCGGTGGAGCTGGAGTTCAGCGTGGAGGTCAGGAAGGAAGGCGGGGCCAAGGCCAAGGTGTTCGTGCTGCCCTGGACGGTGGAGGCGAACGGATCGGTCGGGCTCGCGCAAACCCATCGCATCAAGCTCACCCTGCAACCCGTGGACGGTCACGGTGACGACCTGCGCATCGCCGGCGATTCCGACCGGCGTCCGCTGTGA
- the nadA gene encoding quinolinate synthase NadA, translating to MRVVTTAQTPELDVQPTPLALLLLGREADPKSERGVECPGDLPSPSDPDLVARARAAKEKLGDKVFVLGHHYQRDEVIQFADVTGDSFKLARDAAARPEAEYIVFCGVHFMAESADILTSDDQKVVLPDLAAGCSMADMATAEQVAECWDVLTEAGIAEQVVPVSYMNSSADIKAFTGKHGGTICTSSNAKRALEWAFQQGEKVLFLPDQHLGRNTAVRDMGMSLDDCVVYNPHRPNGGLTADELRAAKMILWRGHCSVHGRFNLDSVNDVRERIPGVNVLVHPECKHEVVAAADYVGSTEYIIKTLEAAPAGSKWAIGTELNLVRRLANRFASEGKEIVFLDRTVCFCSTMNRIDLPHLVWALESLAEGNLVNRIEVDKETEAFAKLALERMLALP from the coding sequence GTGCGTGTCGTGACCACCGCCCAGACCCCGGAGCTCGACGTGCAGCCGACTCCGCTCGCCCTGCTGCTGCTCGGCCGGGAGGCCGACCCGAAGAGCGAGCGGGGCGTCGAGTGCCCCGGTGACCTTCCGTCGCCGTCCGACCCCGACCTGGTGGCGCGCGCCCGCGCGGCCAAGGAGAAGCTCGGCGACAAGGTCTTCGTGCTCGGCCACCACTACCAGCGCGACGAGGTCATCCAGTTCGCCGACGTCACGGGCGACTCCTTCAAGCTGGCCCGGGACGCGGCCGCGCGCCCGGAGGCCGAGTACATCGTCTTCTGCGGTGTGCACTTCATGGCCGAGTCGGCGGACATCCTCACCTCCGACGACCAGAAGGTCGTCCTGCCCGACCTCGCCGCCGGCTGCTCGATGGCCGACATGGCGACGGCCGAGCAGGTCGCGGAGTGCTGGGACGTGCTGACGGAGGCCGGGATCGCCGAGCAGGTCGTCCCCGTCTCGTACATGAACTCCTCCGCCGACATCAAGGCGTTCACCGGCAAGCACGGTGGCACGATCTGCACCTCGTCGAACGCCAAGCGGGCCCTGGAGTGGGCCTTCCAGCAGGGCGAGAAGGTGCTCTTCCTGCCCGACCAGCACCTCGGCCGCAACACCGCCGTCCGGGACATGGGCATGTCCCTGGACGACTGCGTGGTCTACAACCCGCACAGGCCCAACGGCGGCCTGACGGCGGACGAACTGCGCGCCGCGAAGATGATCCTGTGGCGCGGGCACTGCTCCGTCCACGGCCGCTTCAACCTGGACTCGGTCAACGACGTGCGCGAGCGCATCCCCGGCGTGAACGTCCTGGTGCACCCCGAGTGCAAGCACGAGGTCGTGGCCGCGGCGGACTACGTCGGCTCCACCGAGTACATCATCAAGACCCTCGAGGCGGCCCCGGCCGGCTCCAAGTGGGCCATCGGCACCGAGCTGAACCTGGTCCGCCGGCTGGCGAACCGTTTCGCGTCCGAGGGCAAGGAGATCGTCTTCCTCGACAGGACGGTCTGCTTCTGCTCGACCATGAACCGCATCGACCTGCCCCACCTGGTCTGGGCCCTGGAGTCCCTCGCCGAGGGCAACCTGGTCAACCGCATCGAGGTCGACAAGGAGACCGAGGCGTTCGCCAAGCTCGCCCTGGAGCGGATGCTGGCACTGCCGTAA
- a CDS encoding iron-sulfur cluster assembly accessory protein, whose protein sequence is MSVSDETTTVTDGIILTDAAAAKVKALLDQEGRDDLALRVAVQPGGCSGLRYQLFFDERSLDGDVEKDFGGVKVVTDRMSAPYLGGATIDFVDTIEKQGFTIDNPNATGSCACGDSFS, encoded by the coding sequence ATGTCCGTATCGGACGAGACCACCACCGTCACCGACGGCATCATCCTGACCGACGCCGCCGCGGCCAAGGTCAAGGCCCTGCTCGACCAGGAAGGCCGCGACGACCTCGCGCTGCGCGTCGCCGTCCAGCCCGGCGGCTGCTCCGGCCTGCGCTACCAGCTCTTCTTCGACGAGCGCTCGCTCGACGGTGACGTGGAGAAGGACTTCGGCGGGGTCAAGGTCGTCACGGACCGGATGAGCGCTCCGTACCTGGGCGGCGCCACCATCGACTTCGTGGACACCATCGAGAAGCAGGGCTTCACGATCGACAACCCGAACGCGACCGGCTCCTGCGCCTGCGGCGACTCCTTCAGCTGA
- a CDS encoding carbohydrate kinase family protein, with product MRIAVTGSIATDHLMTFPGRFADQLVADQLHTVSLSFLVDKLDVRRGGVGANIAFGMGQLGTKPILVGAAGPDFDEYRAWLDRHGVDTASVRISETLHTARFVCTTDADHNQIGSFYTGAMSEARLIELKTVADRVGGLDLVLIGADDPEAMLRHTEECRSRGIPFAADFSQQIARMDGEEIRLLLDGATYLFSNEYEKGLIESKTGWSDAEILGKVGHRVTTLGSRGVRIERVGEDPIEVGCPEEERKADPTGVGDAFRAGFLSGLAWGVSLERAAQVGCMLATLVIETVGTQEYRLLRGHFMERFVKAYGDEAGDEVRTHLR from the coding sequence GTGCGCATCGCAGTCACCGGCTCCATCGCCACCGACCACCTCATGACCTTCCCCGGCAGGTTCGCCGACCAGCTCGTCGCGGACCAGTTGCACACGGTTTCACTCTCCTTCCTGGTCGACAAGCTCGACGTGCGCCGGGGCGGCGTCGGCGCGAACATCGCCTTCGGCATGGGCCAGCTGGGCACCAAGCCGATCCTGGTCGGCGCCGCCGGCCCCGACTTCGACGAGTACCGCGCCTGGCTCGACCGGCACGGCGTGGACACCGCCTCGGTCCGGATCTCCGAGACCCTGCACACCGCCCGCTTCGTGTGCACCACCGACGCCGACCACAACCAGATCGGCTCCTTCTACACCGGCGCGATGAGCGAGGCCCGCCTCATCGAGCTGAAGACCGTCGCCGACCGCGTGGGCGGCCTCGACCTGGTCCTCATCGGCGCCGACGACCCGGAGGCGATGCTCCGCCACACCGAGGAGTGCCGCTCGCGCGGGATCCCGTTCGCCGCCGACTTCTCCCAGCAGATCGCCCGCATGGACGGCGAGGAGATCCGGCTGCTGCTGGACGGGGCGACGTACCTGTTCTCCAACGAGTACGAGAAGGGCCTCATCGAGTCCAAGACCGGCTGGAGCGACGCCGAGATCCTGGGCAAGGTCGGCCACCGCGTCACCACGCTCGGCTCGCGCGGTGTGCGCATCGAGCGGGTCGGCGAGGACCCGATCGAGGTCGGCTGCCCCGAGGAGGAGCGCAAGGCCGACCCCACCGGTGTCGGCGACGCCTTCCGCGCCGGGTTCCTGTCGGGGCTGGCCTGGGGCGTCTCGCTGGAGCGCGCCGCCCAGGTGGGCTGCATGCTGGCGACGCTGGTCATCGAGACGGTGGGGACCCAGGAGTACCGGCTGCTCCGCGGGCACTTCATGGAGCGGTTCGTGAAGGCGTACGGGGACGAGGCCGGGGACGAAGTGCGCACCCACCTCCGCTGA
- a CDS encoding cysteine desulfurase/sulfurtransferase TusA family protein, protein MAYFDAASAVPLHPVARQALLASLDEGWADPARLYREGRKARMLLDAAREAAAEAVGCRADEVVFTSSGTRAVHTGVAGALAGRRRVGRHLIVSAVEHSSVLHSAEVFEADGGTVTRVPVDRMGAVDPSGYADALREDTALAVLQSANHEVGTVQPVAEVAGVCRAAGVPLLVDAAQSLGWGPVEGDWSLLTASAHKWGGPSGVGLLAVRKGVRFAAQGPADERESGRAPGFENIPAIVAAVASLRAVRAEAAQEAVRLRELTERIRARVPQLVPDVEVVGDPERRLPGIVTFSCLYVDGEALLHELDREGFSVSSGSSCTSSTLTPSHVLKAMGVLSEGNVRVSLPAGAAEADVERFLEVLPGAVAGVREKLGAPAAPAAQEGPGEVLVDSLGKRCPIPVIELAKVFGQVPVGGTVRVLSDDEAARLDIPAWCEMRGQEYVGEEPADGGTAYLVRRVS, encoded by the coding sequence ATGGCCTACTTTGACGCTGCCTCCGCCGTTCCGCTCCACCCCGTCGCGCGTCAGGCGCTGCTGGCCTCCTTGGACGAGGGCTGGGCGGATCCCGCGCGGCTGTACCGGGAGGGGCGCAAGGCGCGGATGCTGCTGGACGCCGCGCGGGAGGCGGCGGCCGAGGCCGTCGGCTGCCGCGCGGACGAGGTGGTGTTCACCTCCTCGGGGACGCGGGCCGTACACACGGGCGTCGCGGGGGCGTTGGCCGGGCGGCGGCGGGTGGGACGCCACCTGATCGTGTCGGCGGTCGAACACTCCTCCGTCCTCCATTCGGCTGAGGTGTTCGAAGCGGACGGCGGGACGGTGACCCGGGTGCCGGTGGACCGGATGGGGGCGGTGGACCCGTCCGGCTATGCGGACGCGCTGCGCGAGGACACCGCGCTCGCCGTGCTCCAGTCGGCCAACCACGAGGTGGGCACCGTGCAGCCGGTGGCCGAGGTGGCCGGGGTGTGCCGGGCGGCCGGGGTGCCGCTGCTGGTGGACGCGGCGCAGTCGCTGGGGTGGGGGCCCGTCGAGGGTGACTGGTCGCTGCTGACGGCCAGCGCGCACAAGTGGGGCGGGCCGTCCGGGGTCGGGCTGCTCGCCGTGCGCAAGGGGGTGCGGTTCGCCGCCCAAGGGCCCGCGGACGAGCGGGAGTCGGGGCGCGCGCCCGGGTTCGAGAACATCCCCGCGATCGTGGCCGCCGTGGCCTCCCTGCGGGCGGTGCGGGCCGAGGCGGCCCAGGAGGCGGTACGGCTGCGGGAGCTGACGGAGCGGATCCGGGCCCGGGTGCCGCAGCTGGTGCCGGACGTCGAGGTGGTCGGCGACCCCGAGCGCCGGCTGCCCGGGATCGTCACCTTCTCCTGCCTCTACGTCGACGGCGAGGCGCTGCTGCACGAGTTGGACCGGGAGGGCTTCTCCGTCTCCTCCGGGTCGTCCTGCACCAGCAGCACGCTGACGCCCAGCCATGTGCTGAAGGCGATGGGCGTGCTGAGCGAGGGGAACGTACGGGTGTCCCTGCCGGCGGGGGCGGCCGAGGCGGACGTGGAGCGGTTCCTCGAGGTGCTGCCGGGCGCGGTCGCGGGGGTCCGGGAGAAGCTGGGCGCACCGGCCGCACCGGCCGCCCAGGAGGGCCCCGGTGAAGTGCTCGTCGACTCCCTCGGCAAGCGCTGCCCGATCCCGGTCATCGAGCTGGCCAAGGTGTTCGGTCAGGTCCCGGTGGGCGGCACGGTGCGGGTCCTCTCCGACGACGAGGCGGCCCGCCTGGACATCCCGGCGTGGTGCGAGATGCGGGGGCAGGAGTACGTCGGTGAGGAGCCGGCGGACGGAGGAACGGCCTACCTGGTCCGCCGGGTGAGCTGA
- the ctaC gene encoding aa3-type cytochrome oxidase subunit II codes for MSPNGSDRSPRRPMRRKLLQALTAGLVLATATGCTYKDFPRLGMPTPTTEEAPRILSLWQGSWAAALAVGVLVWGLILWSAFFHRRSRTKVEVPPQTRYNMPIEALYTVVPIIIISVLFYFTARDESKLLDLSKKPDVTVNVVGFQWSWGFNYIENVPGVSGDAKTDKNLDAIPDRFKKDFPANAGGVYDVGTPGTRNPQTNNPGPTLWLPKGKTVRFVLTSRDVIHSFWVVPFLMKQDVIPGHTNAFQVTPNHEGTFLGKCAELCGVDHSRMLFNVKVVSPAAYQKHLQDLAKKGQTGYIPAGIAQTSHEKNRETNNL; via the coding sequence GTGAGTCCCAACGGCTCCGACCGCTCGCCGCGGCGCCCGATGCGGCGGAAGCTGCTGCAGGCACTGACCGCGGGCCTGGTCCTGGCGACCGCAACCGGTTGCACATACAAGGACTTCCCCCGCCTTGGCATGCCCACCCCGACCACGGAAGAGGCTCCGCGGATCCTCTCCCTGTGGCAGGGCTCCTGGGCTGCCGCGCTCGCCGTCGGCGTGCTGGTGTGGGGCCTGATCCTGTGGAGTGCTTTCTTCCACCGGCGCAGCCGCACCAAGGTCGAGGTACCTCCGCAGACCCGGTACAACATGCCGATCGAGGCCCTGTACACGGTGGTCCCGATCATCATCATCTCGGTGCTCTTCTACTTCACGGCCCGGGACGAGTCGAAGCTCCTGGACCTCTCCAAGAAGCCCGACGTCACGGTCAACGTGGTCGGCTTCCAGTGGAGCTGGGGCTTCAACTACATCGAGAACGTCCCCGGTGTCTCCGGCGACGCCAAGACCGACAAGAACCTGGACGCCATTCCGGACCGGTTCAAGAAGGACTTCCCGGCGAACGCCGGCGGTGTCTACGACGTCGGTACGCCCGGCACGCGGAACCCGCAGACGAACAACCCCGGTCCGACGCTCTGGCTCCCCAAGGGCAAGACGGTTCGCTTCGTCCTGACCTCTCGTGACGTCATCCACTCCTTCTGGGTGGTGCCGTTCCTGATGAAGCAGGACGTCATCCCGGGCCACACCAATGCCTTCCAGGTGACCCCGAACCACGAGGGCACCTTCCTCGGCAAGTGCGCCGAGCTCTGCGGTGTCGACCACTCGCGCATGCTGTTCAACGTGAAGGTCGTCTCCCCGGCGGCGTACCAGAAGCACCTCCAGGACCTCGCCAAGAAGGGGCAGACCGGTTACATTCCCGCCGGCATCGCGCAGACGAGCCACGAGAAGAACCGGGAGACGAACAACCTGTGA